The window GAATAGATTCGAACAGGGATTAATTGACAATCTGAATCTCATTGATGCTCAAATTGCCCGAACGCGCTCAGAAGCTCAGTATGTGTCGGCAGTATATGATTATATGACAGCTGAGGCGGAGTTAGACAAGCTGCTCGGGCGCCAGTTATACTGAGGATGAATAATATGAGACAAATGTTGCAGTATCTTCTCTTGATAGCAATCGCACTGTTGTTGTTGTCGTGTGCGGGGGACAGTGATAGCGAGATCGACGTAAATGTTGAAACCACTGCGGTGCCTGTCGAAATAGCAATTGTGCAAGCCAGTGATGTGCAAGAGGAGATTGATGCCACAGGTGTGGTGCGAGCGCATTATGATGCTAATGTCAGCGCGGAAACATTCGGCAGAGTCTTGCGGATTGTCAACGATGTGGGAAGCAAAGTCGCTGCCGGTGATGATGTTATTGAACTCGACGACAGAACTCAGAGACTTGATGTTCAAAAGAGCAGAGCTCAGCTTGACATTGCTGCGGCATCCGACGCCAAGATGCAGAGCGACCTCATCCGAATGGAGAAGCTCTATCTCACCAAAGACATTTCAGAGTCGGAGATCGAGCAGGCTCGCCTGCTGGCAACGACAACTCGCGGAGAGCATGAGCTTACGAAGGCCGTGCTCGGACTTGCCGAGAAAGCTCTGGCTGACACAAGAGTCTCGGCTCCTTTTGGCGGTGAAATCACGGCGATATACGCCGATGTGGGAGAGATGGTCGCCGCCGGACAGATCGCGTTCACCATAGTGCAGATCGACACGCTGGAAATCCATTTCGATGTCCCGGCAGCAGATATAAGCAGCTTGGCTGTCGGGCAGCCAGCCGTTGTTACTGTTCCTGCTTTTCCGGGCAATCTGTTTCACGGCATTGTCAAATCAATTGCCATCAAGGCATCAGAGTCGACTCGGACATATCCAGTTGAAGTGCTGCTGGCGAACAGCAGCAACGGAATCAGACCCGGTATGTTGGCAGATGTCGGTATCACCACAGGTCGTCAGGAGGGCGTTATCGTAGTGCCGGCCAGTGCGGTCCTGCGGCGAAACGGCAAGACGGTCGTTTTAGTGGACGTGAACTCCACGGCTAAGTCGAAAGCAGTCACCGTGTCATCAGAGCGTGGGGCAGAAGTCGTCATCTCATCCGGCCTTGCAGCCGGTGATAGACTGATAGTTATCGGACAGAACAGCCTTCAGGACGGCTCAGCTATTGTTGTCACAGATTGAATGAAGTTCCCTGATGAAGAAGATTTCTGATTTTGCGGTCGATAACCCGGTCCTCGTAAACCTCATAATGATCGGTATCATTGCGATTGGGGCTTTGTGGGCGCTGCCGCAAATGCCTCGCGAGCTGATGCCGAACATGTCGCTCAATTGGGCATTTGTCGTCGTTCCCTATCCCGGCGTCTCGCCGGAGGAAATCGAACAATACATTACCATCCCGCTGGAAGACGAAATCGAGGGAGTCGATAGGATCGAGAGTCTGACTTCGACGTCATCTGAAGGTTTGTCGCAGGTGTCGGCGAAGTTCGAGACAATGTCTGACGATGACTTCGACAAGCGATTTCAAGATCTGGAATCTACGGTCAATTCCATGCGTGATCTTCCGGAAGACGCCGAGGATCCGATTCTAATCGATTTTGGCACCGAGGAATTCATTCCGATGGTGTCTGTCGTAGTCTCTGGAGACATTCCCGAACCGGAGATGAAAAGTCTCGCCGAAGACCTCCGCGATATAATCGAAGACATTGAAGGTATCTCACAAGCAGCGATCTACGGGGTCCGAGATCGCGAAATTTGGGTAGAGGTCAATTCGTCGAGGCTCGAGTTCTACAATCTGTCGCTTGGGCATATAGTCACCGCACTGGCCTCACAGAATGTCTCTATACCGGGTGGGCAGATTGATATTGATCGAGAAGAGTATCTTCTGCGCACGATAGGCCAGTTCGAATCGATAGATCAGATCAGAAACGTTGTGATCTCATCTACGCCGGATGGCGGCATTGTACGGTTGTCGGATGTCGCCCAGGCTACCGACACTTTTGAGAGACGCAGGACTACTTCCCGCTTCAACGGTGATGTTTCGATGACAATCTCTTTGTCGAAAAAACCGAAGGGGAATACGATCGCGCTGATCGAAGAGGTAAGAAAGACAGTGGATGATTTCAGGCGGAGTTTGCCTGAAGGTGTCTCGCTCTCTGTCACCGGTGATACGGGTATCCTGATTGACGAGGTTCTGACAGCGCTTTCCAATAATGCCTATTTCGGTCTGGTACTGGTTATCATACTGCTCACTATTGTAATGGGCTGGCGCAATTCACTCTTCGCGGCAATCGGAATCCCGGTCTCTTTCCTTGCAACGTTCATCTTCCTGTGGCTGAGCGGCGAGTCGCTTAACGGCAATTCGCTGTTCGGGCTTGTTCTTGTGCTCGGTGTTATCGTCGATGATGCGATTATCGTGATAGAGAACAGCTATCGATACATGCAACTCGGTTACAGTCCGCACCAGGCAGCGAAGATCGGGACCGCAGAAGTCGTCGGCCCCGTATTTTCCGCGACTCTTACGACAATCGCGGCTTTCCTGCCTTTGATGTTTGTGCCTGGTATAATCGGCAAGTTCATGAGGATTGTCCCAATAGTTGTCAGCCTCGCTTTGGCCGCCTCTTTGTTTGAAGCATTCGTCATTCTCCCATCTCATATCGCCGAATGGAGCCCGAAGAAATTGCTACGCGTCAGAAAGAGATACAATCGACGGATCAGAAAATTCCGGCTTCGCTATGTCAGAATTCTCAAATTCAGTCTCAAGCATCGATACGCGGCCATATCTTCTGTTGTTGTGATGTTTCTCCTTGCCGGGACATTCATGTTCATCGTCACGGGAGTCGAGTTGTTTCGTGAGGATGAAATGGACGTAATGCAAGTATGGGTCACAATGCCACCCGGCACCAGAATCGAGGCGACCGACGAAGTCATCAAGAAGATCGAGCGGTTGGCGTGGAAGTTGCCTGAAGGAGAGGTCGAATCGGTCATAGGAAATGCAGGGGTTATGCAAACCGACAAGGAATGGGTGAGCAGAAGTTATGTCGGGCAGCTAATGATTAACCTCAAGAACAAGAAAGATCGCCAGTTCACCGGACCCGAACTCCGTGAGATGATGGAGCGGATCATTGCGCCGGAAGTCGCGGGTATAGAGGACATCACTGTAGTCACGATCAGCACCGGGCCTCCCGTAGGGGCGCCCATAGAGTTCAAGGTCAAAGGAAAGTACTTCGATCGACTCGAAGAGCTTGCGATGGAACTCCAGGACTCGCTGGCTGCCGTTCCGGGGGTATATGGGATTTTCGACGATTACCAGCCGGGGAAACGGGAATTGCAGGTTGATGTCGACATCGAACGCTCCGCCATGCTCGGACTTGATGTGAGAACTGTTGCTGCGGCAGTCGGGACAGCATTCGAAGGTGCGGTGGCGACTGTTTACCGTGACGGGGATGAGGAAGTAGATGTGATGGTTAAGTTCGATGAGGAGAGCCGTGGGAAAGTCGATGACATAGAGAATATGAAGATACTGAATCGCTTAGGCAGCTTGGTAACATTCAAGGATGTTGCTCGACTCTCGACGAAACAGGGTTTGGCTGATATCCACCGTTTCAACGGAGAGAGAGCGATCACAATTTCAGCCGAGTTGGACAAGTCCGAGAGCACGATCGATGCAGCGGTGGCGAAAGTCGCTCAAGCATTTCAGTCAGTTTCACTCAAATACCCCGGTTATCGAATCGATTTTGGCGGTGAGTTCAAGGAGTTTGAAACGGCTTTTGATAACATAACTATGCTGTTCATGGTTGGGATGATCCTCATATATGCGATATTGGGAGCTCAGTTCAAATCTTTTGCACAACCACTGATCATAATGTTCACGATCCCGTTCGCATTTATCGGCGCCGCTCTCGGACTTTTTGTGACAGGTAATCCATTCTCTATCACGACTATGTACGGGATTGTGGCGCTTGCTGGAATAGTCGTCAACGACTCCCTGGTCCTGATAAGCTTTGTCAATCGGCGCAGAGAATTGGGGGCACGAAGGCTCCGGGCGATCATGAAAGGTGGCTTGATCCGTCTGCGGCCGATTGTACTCACTTCGATTACGACAATATTCGGGCTTCTGCCCATGACACTCGGATTTGGAGGCAAATCTCTTGTCTGGTCGCCGCTTGCGAACACTATTGTGTGGGGGCTGACCGTTGCAACCGGCATGACTCTCTTCATTATACCAGCCCTTTATCTGATAGTCAGCGATATCTCCCGATATCTCGGTCTTTCGCGTTTCAAATCTGATATCACAGAGAAATCACTTCTGCGAAAGCCATCCTAACGGCATGTTTCGCTTTACCTTCTGAGCCAATCGAATGCGGACATCTGTTGAAAATGGGAGGGACGTTAACCGCATTGTTTGCAGCCGCTTGAAGAAAGAGACTTGACAGACAGAGCAGAGGAGCTTATTTTCGGGTTCCATGCGGGAGTAG of the Candidatus Zixiibacteriota bacterium genome contains:
- a CDS encoding efflux RND transporter periplasmic adaptor subunit; amino-acid sequence: MRQMLQYLLLIAIALLLLSCAGDSDSEIDVNVETTAVPVEIAIVQASDVQEEIDATGVVRAHYDANVSAETFGRVLRIVNDVGSKVAAGDDVIELDDRTQRLDVQKSRAQLDIAAASDAKMQSDLIRMEKLYLTKDISESEIEQARLLATTTRGEHELTKAVLGLAEKALADTRVSAPFGGEITAIYADVGEMVAAGQIAFTIVQIDTLEIHFDVPAADISSLAVGQPAVVTVPAFPGNLFHGIVKSIAIKASESTRTYPVEVLLANSSNGIRPGMLADVGITTGRQEGVIVVPASAVLRRNGKTVVLVDVNSTAKSKAVTVSSERGAEVVISSGLAAGDRLIVIGQNSLQDGSAIVVTD
- a CDS encoding efflux RND transporter permease subunit, producing MKKISDFAVDNPVLVNLIMIGIIAIGALWALPQMPRELMPNMSLNWAFVVVPYPGVSPEEIEQYITIPLEDEIEGVDRIESLTSTSSEGLSQVSAKFETMSDDDFDKRFQDLESTVNSMRDLPEDAEDPILIDFGTEEFIPMVSVVVSGDIPEPEMKSLAEDLRDIIEDIEGISQAAIYGVRDREIWVEVNSSRLEFYNLSLGHIVTALASQNVSIPGGQIDIDREEYLLRTIGQFESIDQIRNVVISSTPDGGIVRLSDVAQATDTFERRRTTSRFNGDVSMTISLSKKPKGNTIALIEEVRKTVDDFRRSLPEGVSLSVTGDTGILIDEVLTALSNNAYFGLVLVIILLTIVMGWRNSLFAAIGIPVSFLATFIFLWLSGESLNGNSLFGLVLVLGVIVDDAIIVIENSYRYMQLGYSPHQAAKIGTAEVVGPVFSATLTTIAAFLPLMFVPGIIGKFMRIVPIVVSLALAASLFEAFVILPSHIAEWSPKKLLRVRKRYNRRIRKFRLRYVRILKFSLKHRYAAISSVVVMFLLAGTFMFIVTGVELFREDEMDVMQVWVTMPPGTRIEATDEVIKKIERLAWKLPEGEVESVIGNAGVMQTDKEWVSRSYVGQLMINLKNKKDRQFTGPELREMMERIIAPEVAGIEDITVVTISTGPPVGAPIEFKVKGKYFDRLEELAMELQDSLAAVPGVYGIFDDYQPGKRELQVDVDIERSAMLGLDVRTVAAAVGTAFEGAVATVYRDGDEEVDVMVKFDEESRGKVDDIENMKILNRLGSLVTFKDVARLSTKQGLADIHRFNGERAITISAELDKSESTIDAAVAKVAQAFQSVSLKYPGYRIDFGGEFKEFETAFDNITMLFMVGMILIYAILGAQFKSFAQPLIIMFTIPFAFIGAALGLFVTGNPFSITTMYGIVALAGIVVNDSLVLISFVNRRRELGARRLRAIMKGGLIRLRPIVLTSITTIFGLLPMTLGFGGKSLVWSPLANTIVWGLTVATGMTLFIIPALYLIVSDISRYLGLSRFKSDITEKSLLRKPS